A stretch of Cicer arietinum cultivar CDC Frontier isolate Library 1 chromosome 5, Cicar.CDCFrontier_v2.0, whole genome shotgun sequence DNA encodes these proteins:
- the PIMT2 gene encoding protein L-isoaspartyl methyltransferase 2 isoform 1 (isoform 1 is encoded by transcript variant 1), with the protein MNVRYYFPVSVAYDSRACYEAATTKPTNHSLSLTLLHHRSLSLPFFQNPNFLTGNTMQRFCSVNGISKNRAMVERLQHFGVITSSKVAEVMETVDRALFVPSGSAPYDDSPMAIGYNATISAPHMHATCLQLLEENLQPGMRALDVGSGTGYLTACFALMVGPRGRAVGVEHIPELVSFAIENIQKSAAATLLKDGSLFVHVGDGREGWPEFAPYDAIHVGAAAPEIPQPLIDQLKPGGRMVIPVGNMFQDLKVVDKNSDGSISIRTETSVRYVPLTSREAQLRGY; encoded by the exons ATGAATGTTCGGTACTATTTCCCTGTATCGGTGGCGTATGATTCCCGCGCGTGTTACGAAGCAGCAACAACAAAACCAACTAATCACTCTCTTTCTCTAACCCTCTTACACCACCGTTCTCTTTCTCTTCCCTTCTTCCAAAACCCTAATTTCCTCACGGGAAACACTATGCAG CGATTCTGCTCCGTGAATGGCATAAGTAAGAACAGAGCAATGGTGGAGAGGTTGCAGCATTTTGGAGTAATCACATCAAGCAAGGTGGCTGAAGTAATGGAGACTGTTGATAGAGCTTTGTTTGTACCTAGTGGATCAGCTCCTTATGATGACAGCCCAATGGCCATAGGCTACAATGCCACTATATCTGCACCTCATATGCATGCTACCTGCCTTCAGTTGCTGGAGGAGAATTTGCAACCTGGGATGCGCGCTCTCGACGTTGGCTCTG GAACAGGGTATCTGACTGCGTGTTTTGCCTTGATGGTTGGACCCCGAGGCCGTGCTGTTGGTGTAGAGCATATTCCTGAATTGGTTTCTTTTGCAATAGAAAATATTCAGAAAAGTGCTGCAGCTACACTATTGAAAGATGGTTCCCTTTTTGTTCATGTTGGTG ATGGAAGGGAAGGTTGGCCAGAATTTGCTCCTTATGATGCCATTCACGTTGGAGCAGCAGCACCAGAAATTCCCCAACCACTTATTGACCAGTTGAAGCCTGGTGGGAGAATGGTGATTCCTGTTGGTAACATGTTTCAAGATTTAAAGGTGGTGGACAAGAATTCTGATGGTTCTATCAGTATCCGGACTGAGACCTCTGTTCGTTATGTGCCCCTCACTAGTCGAGAAGCTCAACTGCGCGGCTACTAA
- the PIMT2 gene encoding protein L-isoaspartyl methyltransferase 2 isoform 2 (isoform 2 is encoded by transcript variant 2) has protein sequence MNVRYYFPVSVAYDSRACYEAATTKPTNHSLSLTLLHHRSLSLPFFQNPNFLTGNTMQRFCSVNGISKNRAMVERLQHFGVITSSKVAEVMETVDRALFVPSGSAPYDDSPMAIGYNATISAPHMHATCLQLLEENLQPGMRALDVGSGYLTACFALMVGPRGRAVGVEHIPELVSFAIENIQKSAAATLLKDGSLFVHVGDGREGWPEFAPYDAIHVGAAAPEIPQPLIDQLKPGGRMVIPVGNMFQDLKVVDKNSDGSISIRTETSVRYVPLTSREAQLRGY, from the exons ATGAATGTTCGGTACTATTTCCCTGTATCGGTGGCGTATGATTCCCGCGCGTGTTACGAAGCAGCAACAACAAAACCAACTAATCACTCTCTTTCTCTAACCCTCTTACACCACCGTTCTCTTTCTCTTCCCTTCTTCCAAAACCCTAATTTCCTCACGGGAAACACTATGCAG CGATTCTGCTCCGTGAATGGCATAAGTAAGAACAGAGCAATGGTGGAGAGGTTGCAGCATTTTGGAGTAATCACATCAAGCAAGGTGGCTGAAGTAATGGAGACTGTTGATAGAGCTTTGTTTGTACCTAGTGGATCAGCTCCTTATGATGACAGCCCAATGGCCATAGGCTACAATGCCACTATATCTGCACCTCATATGCATGCTACCTGCCTTCAGTTGCTGGAGGAGAATTTGCAACCTGGGATGCGCGCTCTCGACGTTGGCTCTG GGTATCTGACTGCGTGTTTTGCCTTGATGGTTGGACCCCGAGGCCGTGCTGTTGGTGTAGAGCATATTCCTGAATTGGTTTCTTTTGCAATAGAAAATATTCAGAAAAGTGCTGCAGCTACACTATTGAAAGATGGTTCCCTTTTTGTTCATGTTGGTG ATGGAAGGGAAGGTTGGCCAGAATTTGCTCCTTATGATGCCATTCACGTTGGAGCAGCAGCACCAGAAATTCCCCAACCACTTATTGACCAGTTGAAGCCTGGTGGGAGAATGGTGATTCCTGTTGGTAACATGTTTCAAGATTTAAAGGTGGTGGACAAGAATTCTGATGGTTCTATCAGTATCCGGACTGAGACCTCTGTTCGTTATGTGCCCCTCACTAGTCGAGAAGCTCAACTGCGCGGCTACTAA